The following are encoded in a window of Primulina eburnea isolate SZY01 chromosome 4, ASM2296580v1, whole genome shotgun sequence genomic DNA:
- the LOC140830508 gene encoding uncharacterized protein isoform X2 yields the protein MEATPPLSAAPPISNLTGVAFYPESIESSPRSRHTDSWEAEPPPILLQKLRFMCSYGGHIIPRPHDKVLCYIGGDTRIIVVDRHTSLSDFHQRISKTLLKNQPFLLKYQLPNEDLDALISVASDEDFEILVEEYDRLNNALGGGRSKPDRLRLFLFPKSASNIEQLLVESASAKSEDWFLNALNGKAATLSAVACDRGFSESSSVNCLLGLDDDFVGKKVASGKRAEAQVEFGFINGGNGNGNIVNIHEEHSIPDSPMLETTSSFGSASSSPSANLQPVKVIGEENPKAGGSGIEEQFQRTGVGVMANVNLPTPPQKQEDVGVFAAGTAVSGLPAAAGVEYGNRAVSDDERSDHGGYRKARQIQPLVQPHQITQFQQKQGGASDFPSPDSISSEGSATIPLSRQRQAICQEPITQILPSNYRAMAIATPIDPKTEHQSNSGVQTQPQVQDSVYLSPNQRDQNLPQLHQPQQFIHGGTQYFPANAVPIASYYPMYPPQQQLHPHQTEVDQQYPVYFMTARPPQAYNLPLQQTNYSEMAPNPASSHSQAPRNAPATQLVQVSSAQHQPMYVGYTQIHHPSQSRVAAPAANANYTYEFADPTRAQIYYTQPLPPQLAAQYQTMASSPAALMPESSAQLENIKY from the exons ATGGAGGCCACACCACCACTCTCTGCTGCTCCGCCAATCTCAAACCTTACCGGGGTGGCGTTCTATCCAGAATCCATCGAATCCTCCCCCCGTTCCCGACATACAGATTCCTGGGAGGCTGAACCTCCGCCAATTTTGCTACAAAAGCTTCGATTCATGTGTAGCTATGGCGGACACATAATCCCCCGTCCACACGACAAGGTGCTCTGCTACATAGGCGGAGACACCCGGATCATTGTCGTAGACCGTCATACCTCTCTGTCGGACTTTCACCAACGAATCTCTAAAACCCTCCTGAAGAACCAGCCGTTTTTGCTCAAGTATCAGCTCCCCAACGAGGACTTGGATGCTTTGATTTCTGTTGCTTCggatgaagattttgaaatctTGGTTGAAGAGTACGACCGGCTTAATAACGCCCTTGGTGGTGGGCGATCGAAACCTGATCGCCTTCGCCTTTTCTTGTTTCCGAAATCGGCTTCGAATATCGAACAGCTTCTTGTTGAAAGTGCGTCGGCCAAATCGGAAGATTGGTTTCTTAATGCGCTGAACGGGAAGGCTGCTACTTTATCCGCGGTTGCTTGTGATCGTGGGTTTTCTGAATCTTCTTCTGTCAATTGTCTGCTCGGGCTGGATGATGATTTTGTTGGAAAGAAGGTGGCATCAGGGAAAAGAGCTGAAGCGCAGGTTGAATTTGGTTTTATTAATGGTGGAAATGGAAACGGCAACATTGTTAATATCCACGAAGAGCACTCGATTCCAGACTCTCCGATGTTGGAAACGACGTCGTCCTTCGGGTCTGCTTCTAGTTCCCCTTCGGCTAATCTACAGCCGGTAAAGGTGATCGGGGAGGAGAATCCGAAAGCGGGAGGGTCGGGAATTGAGGAACAATTCCAGCGTACTGGTGTCGGAGTTATGGCAAATGTTAATTTGCCGACGCCGCCCCAAAAGCAGGAAGATGTTGGGGTTTTTGCGGCGGGGACAGCGGTTTCTGGTTTGCCGGCGGCGGCCGGTGTAGAGTATGGAAACAGGGCTGTTTCTGATGATGAGAGGTCAGATCACGGTGGATATCGAAAGGCGCGGCAAATTCAGCCGCTGGTACAGCCTCATCAGATTACTCAATTTCAGCAGAAACAAGGTGGTGCTAGTGACTTTCCTTCTCCAGATTCAATCTCAAG TGAGGGAAGTGCCACAATTCCATTGTCTAGGCAGAGGCAAGCTATTTGTCAAGAACCCATTACACAGATTCTACCTTCAAACTATAGGGCTATGGCTATTGCTACACCGATTGATCCGAAAACGGAGCATCAAAGTAACAGCGGGGTTCAGACGCAACCCCAAGTTCAAGACTCTGTTTACTTATCGCCGAACCAACGCGACCAAAACCTTCCTCAGTTGCATCAACCACAACAATTTATTCATGGCGGAACTCAATATTTTCCTGCTAATGCTGTGCCAATTGCTTCTTATTACCCTATGTATCCTCCGCAGCAACAACTTCATCCGCACCAAACTGAGGTCGACCAGCAGTATCCCGTTTACTTCATGACTGCTAGGCCACCCCAAGCTTATAACTTACCACTCCAGCAAACAAATTATAGTGAAATGGCACCTAATCCCGCTTCTAGCCATTCCCAGGCGCCAAGAAATGCTCCTGCCACCCAATTGGTCCAGGTTTCTTCTGCTCAGCATCAACCAATGTATGTTGGCTATACTCAAATCCATCATCCATCTCAGTCTAGGGTAGCCGCTCCAGCAGCCAATGCTAATTATACATATGAATTTGCTGATCCGACACGTGCTCAGATATATTATACTCAACCTTTGCCGCCTCAGTTGGCTGCTCAATATCAAACCATGGCATCAAGCCCTGCGGCGCTGATGCCTGAATCTTCTGCTCAGTTGGAGAACATAAAGTATTAA
- the LOC140830508 gene encoding uncharacterized protein isoform X3 has product MEATPPLSAAPPISNLTGVAFYPESIESSPRSRHTDSWEAEPPPILLQKLRFMCSYGGHIIPRPHDKVLCYIGGDTRIIVVDRHTSLSDFHQRISKTLLKNQPFLLKYQLPNEDLDALISVASDEDFEILVEEYDRLNNALGGGRSKPDRLRLFLFPKSASNIEQLLVESASAKSEDWFLNALNGKAATLSAVACDRGFSESSSVNCLLGLDDDFVGKKVASGKRAEAQVEFGFINGGNGNGNIVNIHEEHSIPDSPMLETTSSFGSASSSPSANLQPVKVIGEENPKAGGSGIEEQFQRTGVGVMANVNLPTPPQKQEDVGVFAAGTAVSGLPAAAGVEYGNRAVSDDERSDHGGYRKARQIQPLVQPHQITQFQQKQGGASDFPSPDSISRAMAIATPIDPKTEHQSNSGVQTQPQVQDSVYLSPNQRDQNLPQLHQPQQFIHGGTQYFPANAVPIASYYPMYPPQQQLHPHQTEVDQQYPVYFMTARPPQAYNLPLQQTNYSEMAPNPASSHSQAPRNAPATQLVQVSSAQHQPMYVGYTQIHHPSQSRVAAPAANANYTYEFADPTRAQIYYTQPLPPQLAAQYQTMASSPAALMPESSAQLENIKY; this is encoded by the exons ATGGAGGCCACACCACCACTCTCTGCTGCTCCGCCAATCTCAAACCTTACCGGGGTGGCGTTCTATCCAGAATCCATCGAATCCTCCCCCCGTTCCCGACATACAGATTCCTGGGAGGCTGAACCTCCGCCAATTTTGCTACAAAAGCTTCGATTCATGTGTAGCTATGGCGGACACATAATCCCCCGTCCACACGACAAGGTGCTCTGCTACATAGGCGGAGACACCCGGATCATTGTCGTAGACCGTCATACCTCTCTGTCGGACTTTCACCAACGAATCTCTAAAACCCTCCTGAAGAACCAGCCGTTTTTGCTCAAGTATCAGCTCCCCAACGAGGACTTGGATGCTTTGATTTCTGTTGCTTCggatgaagattttgaaatctTGGTTGAAGAGTACGACCGGCTTAATAACGCCCTTGGTGGTGGGCGATCGAAACCTGATCGCCTTCGCCTTTTCTTGTTTCCGAAATCGGCTTCGAATATCGAACAGCTTCTTGTTGAAAGTGCGTCGGCCAAATCGGAAGATTGGTTTCTTAATGCGCTGAACGGGAAGGCTGCTACTTTATCCGCGGTTGCTTGTGATCGTGGGTTTTCTGAATCTTCTTCTGTCAATTGTCTGCTCGGGCTGGATGATGATTTTGTTGGAAAGAAGGTGGCATCAGGGAAAAGAGCTGAAGCGCAGGTTGAATTTGGTTTTATTAATGGTGGAAATGGAAACGGCAACATTGTTAATATCCACGAAGAGCACTCGATTCCAGACTCTCCGATGTTGGAAACGACGTCGTCCTTCGGGTCTGCTTCTAGTTCCCCTTCGGCTAATCTACAGCCGGTAAAGGTGATCGGGGAGGAGAATCCGAAAGCGGGAGGGTCGGGAATTGAGGAACAATTCCAGCGTACTGGTGTCGGAGTTATGGCAAATGTTAATTTGCCGACGCCGCCCCAAAAGCAGGAAGATGTTGGGGTTTTTGCGGCGGGGACAGCGGTTTCTGGTTTGCCGGCGGCGGCCGGTGTAGAGTATGGAAACAGGGCTGTTTCTGATGATGAGAGGTCAGATCACGGTGGATATCGAAAGGCGCGGCAAATTCAGCCGCTGGTACAGCCTCATCAGATTACTCAATTTCAGCAGAAACAAGGTGGTGCTAGTGACTTTCCTTCTCCAGATTCAATCTCAAG GGCTATGGCTATTGCTACACCGATTGATCCGAAAACGGAGCATCAAAGTAACAGCGGGGTTCAGACGCAACCCCAAGTTCAAGACTCTGTTTACTTATCGCCGAACCAACGCGACCAAAACCTTCCTCAGTTGCATCAACCACAACAATTTATTCATGGCGGAACTCAATATTTTCCTGCTAATGCTGTGCCAATTGCTTCTTATTACCCTATGTATCCTCCGCAGCAACAACTTCATCCGCACCAAACTGAGGTCGACCAGCAGTATCCCGTTTACTTCATGACTGCTAGGCCACCCCAAGCTTATAACTTACCACTCCAGCAAACAAATTATAGTGAAATGGCACCTAATCCCGCTTCTAGCCATTCCCAGGCGCCAAGAAATGCTCCTGCCACCCAATTGGTCCAGGTTTCTTCTGCTCAGCATCAACCAATGTATGTTGGCTATACTCAAATCCATCATCCATCTCAGTCTAGGGTAGCCGCTCCAGCAGCCAATGCTAATTATACATATGAATTTGCTGATCCGACACGTGCTCAGATATATTATACTCAACCTTTGCCGCCTCAGTTGGCTGCTCAATATCAAACCATGGCATCAAGCCCTGCGGCGCTGATGCCTGAATCTTCTGCTCAGTTGGAGAACATAAAGTATTAA
- the LOC140830508 gene encoding uncharacterized protein isoform X1, giving the protein MEATPPLSAAPPISNLTGVAFYPESIESSPRSRHTDSWEAEPPPILLQKLRFMCSYGGHIIPRPHDKVLCYIGGDTRIIVVDRHTSLSDFHQRISKTLLKNQPFLLKYQLPNEDLDALISVASDEDFEILVEEYDRLNNALGGGRSKPDRLRLFLFPKSASNIEQLLVESASAKSEDWFLNALNGKAATLSAVACDRGFSESSSVNCLLGLDDDFVGKKVASGKRAEAQVEFGFINGGNGNGNIVNIHEEHSIPDSPMLETTSSFGSASSSPSANLQPVKVIGEENPKAGGSGIEEQFQRTGVGVMANVNLPTPPQKQEDVGVFAAGTAVSGLPAAAGVEYGNRAVSDDERSDHGGYRKARQIQPLVQPHQITQFQQKQGGASDFPSPDSISSLSSEGSATIPLSRQRQAICQEPITQILPSNYRAMAIATPIDPKTEHQSNSGVQTQPQVQDSVYLSPNQRDQNLPQLHQPQQFIHGGTQYFPANAVPIASYYPMYPPQQQLHPHQTEVDQQYPVYFMTARPPQAYNLPLQQTNYSEMAPNPASSHSQAPRNAPATQLVQVSSAQHQPMYVGYTQIHHPSQSRVAAPAANANYTYEFADPTRAQIYYTQPLPPQLAAQYQTMASSPAALMPESSAQLENIKY; this is encoded by the exons ATGGAGGCCACACCACCACTCTCTGCTGCTCCGCCAATCTCAAACCTTACCGGGGTGGCGTTCTATCCAGAATCCATCGAATCCTCCCCCCGTTCCCGACATACAGATTCCTGGGAGGCTGAACCTCCGCCAATTTTGCTACAAAAGCTTCGATTCATGTGTAGCTATGGCGGACACATAATCCCCCGTCCACACGACAAGGTGCTCTGCTACATAGGCGGAGACACCCGGATCATTGTCGTAGACCGTCATACCTCTCTGTCGGACTTTCACCAACGAATCTCTAAAACCCTCCTGAAGAACCAGCCGTTTTTGCTCAAGTATCAGCTCCCCAACGAGGACTTGGATGCTTTGATTTCTGTTGCTTCggatgaagattttgaaatctTGGTTGAAGAGTACGACCGGCTTAATAACGCCCTTGGTGGTGGGCGATCGAAACCTGATCGCCTTCGCCTTTTCTTGTTTCCGAAATCGGCTTCGAATATCGAACAGCTTCTTGTTGAAAGTGCGTCGGCCAAATCGGAAGATTGGTTTCTTAATGCGCTGAACGGGAAGGCTGCTACTTTATCCGCGGTTGCTTGTGATCGTGGGTTTTCTGAATCTTCTTCTGTCAATTGTCTGCTCGGGCTGGATGATGATTTTGTTGGAAAGAAGGTGGCATCAGGGAAAAGAGCTGAAGCGCAGGTTGAATTTGGTTTTATTAATGGTGGAAATGGAAACGGCAACATTGTTAATATCCACGAAGAGCACTCGATTCCAGACTCTCCGATGTTGGAAACGACGTCGTCCTTCGGGTCTGCTTCTAGTTCCCCTTCGGCTAATCTACAGCCGGTAAAGGTGATCGGGGAGGAGAATCCGAAAGCGGGAGGGTCGGGAATTGAGGAACAATTCCAGCGTACTGGTGTCGGAGTTATGGCAAATGTTAATTTGCCGACGCCGCCCCAAAAGCAGGAAGATGTTGGGGTTTTTGCGGCGGGGACAGCGGTTTCTGGTTTGCCGGCGGCGGCCGGTGTAGAGTATGGAAACAGGGCTGTTTCTGATGATGAGAGGTCAGATCACGGTGGATATCGAAAGGCGCGGCAAATTCAGCCGCTGGTACAGCCTCATCAGATTACTCAATTTCAGCAGAAACAAGGTGGTGCTAGTGACTTTCCTTCTCCAGATTCAATCTCAAG tttgtCTAGTGAGGGAAGTGCCACAATTCCATTGTCTAGGCAGAGGCAAGCTATTTGTCAAGAACCCATTACACAGATTCTACCTTCAAACTATAGGGCTATGGCTATTGCTACACCGATTGATCCGAAAACGGAGCATCAAAGTAACAGCGGGGTTCAGACGCAACCCCAAGTTCAAGACTCTGTTTACTTATCGCCGAACCAACGCGACCAAAACCTTCCTCAGTTGCATCAACCACAACAATTTATTCATGGCGGAACTCAATATTTTCCTGCTAATGCTGTGCCAATTGCTTCTTATTACCCTATGTATCCTCCGCAGCAACAACTTCATCCGCACCAAACTGAGGTCGACCAGCAGTATCCCGTTTACTTCATGACTGCTAGGCCACCCCAAGCTTATAACTTACCACTCCAGCAAACAAATTATAGTGAAATGGCACCTAATCCCGCTTCTAGCCATTCCCAGGCGCCAAGAAATGCTCCTGCCACCCAATTGGTCCAGGTTTCTTCTGCTCAGCATCAACCAATGTATGTTGGCTATACTCAAATCCATCATCCATCTCAGTCTAGGGTAGCCGCTCCAGCAGCCAATGCTAATTATACATATGAATTTGCTGATCCGACACGTGCTCAGATATATTATACTCAACCTTTGCCGCCTCAGTTGGCTGCTCAATATCAAACCATGGCATCAAGCCCTGCGGCGCTGATGCCTGAATCTTCTGCTCAGTTGGAGAACATAAAGTATTAA